The Rhodocytophaga rosea genome has a segment encoding these proteins:
- a CDS encoding DJ-1/PfpI family protein yields the protein MNHKIVIVTGDGGESYEAWYAYHRFLEAGDIPVVAAPSKRALHLVMHDFEPGWDTYIERKGYGMQSDLTIDEIVPDRYDAILLLGGRAPEYLRNHAKLLEIVRAFNNQGKWVFAICHGIQILVTAGLAQGNCLTAYEHVRTEIEMGGGTYSTLQAVRDKNIVTAQTWQSHPEFYREVFNCLAGKEQVTDQPMSKATY from the coding sequence ATGAATCACAAAATAGTAATTGTTACAGGCGACGGCGGTGAGAGTTACGAGGCCTGGTATGCCTACCACCGTTTTCTGGAAGCCGGAGATATACCGGTAGTAGCTGCTCCCAGCAAACGTGCACTCCATTTAGTGATGCACGATTTTGAACCAGGCTGGGATACCTATATTGAGCGGAAAGGATATGGCATGCAATCAGATCTAACCATTGATGAAATTGTGCCAGACCGGTATGATGCTATTTTATTATTAGGTGGCCGGGCACCAGAATATCTGCGCAATCATGCTAAACTATTAGAGATTGTCCGTGCGTTCAATAATCAGGGGAAATGGGTTTTTGCTATTTGCCACGGTATTCAGATCCTGGTTACTGCCGGACTTGCCCAGGGTAATTGCCTTACTGCTTACGAACATGTACGGACGGAAATAGAAATGGGAGGAGGGACCTACAGCACTTTACAAGCTGTACGGGATAAGAATATTGTAACCGCACAAACCTGGCAATCACATCCTGAGTTTTACAGAGAGGTTTTTAATTGTCTGGCAGGCAAGGAGCAAGTAACAGATCAGCCAATGTCAAAAGCGACATACTGA
- a CDS encoding Hsp20/alpha crystallin family protein, whose protein sequence is MEYTIDKNMWRGFLGQMDLMHTLNGGMSMTSLDVAENENDITITISAPSVKPEAYQVFVDHTKLVVYSTYKQQSTQGETGIPMYFKTFDIPYFVDGANIKATFEEGKLVVIMPFSESKQTLQRKIDIELS, encoded by the coding sequence ATGGAATATACAATAGATAAAAATATGTGGCGGGGTTTTCTGGGTCAGATGGATCTGATGCATACATTGAATGGGGGGATGAGTATGACTTCGCTAGATGTGGCTGAAAATGAAAATGATATTACAATTACTATATCTGCACCCTCTGTAAAGCCCGAAGCCTATCAGGTGTTTGTAGATCATACTAAACTGGTGGTGTACTCTACCTATAAGCAACAATCAACACAAGGTGAAACAGGAATTCCAATGTACTTCAAAACCTTTGATATACCCTACTTTGTTGACGGAGCTAATATCAAAGCTACCTTTGAAGAAGGAAAACTAGTAGTAATAATGCCTTTTAGCGAAAGTAAGCAGACTTTGCAACGGAAAATAGATATAGAGCTTTCTTAA